A window of Citrus sinensis cultivar Valencia sweet orange chromosome 7, DVS_A1.0, whole genome shotgun sequence contains these coding sequences:
- the LOC127903725 gene encoding F-box/kelch-repeat protein At3g06240-like, with protein MTSDEQFLEETIIEILSKLPVKSLLRFRCICKSWCALFNRHNFISKHLNNYHNTRLIVHYMEKFDGPDESSYPLFLCSLFPDETLTNLSLQAIDNPVRGELGGPYNGIFCIFGNNNRITLWNRATKESRVLPKCTTVFPKYTSIFCKCTGFGLDPMSTDYKLVLIFTLWNEKLDLLYEFSHVAVYSLSTNSWRYCDCFKSNHYYMDGAFDSVYLDGVCYWLSEFRDNDHKVILSFHLGNEVFEEIQEPYIPESTPTILGIYNHSLCLLLSHNIENYYDIWVMKYKCWIKQLSLGPLNGVRTPLGFWKKGAFFVHSTNEQLLLYDPNTQEMRDLGRKSFHFSVHIYRESLIRVKQEDNLLDFDIPWHLLGVYQTDASPP; from the coding sequence atgacaaGTGATGAACAGTTTCTAGAAGAGACAATAATAGAAATTCTGTCAAAACTGCCTGTGAAGTCTCTGTTACGATTTAGGTGCATTTGCAAATCGTGGTGCGCTTTATTCAATAGACATAACTTCATTTCAAAGCATCTAAATAATTATCACAATACTCGTCTAATTGTTCACTATATGGAGAAGTTCGACGGTCCGGATGAATCCAGCTATCCGCTATTCCTTTGTTCTTTATTCCCGGATGAAACTCTGACAAATTTATCGTTGCAAGCTATTGATAATCCAGTACGTGGAGAGCTTGGGGGTCCTTATAATGGCATATTTTGCATATTTGGAAATAATAATCGTATAACTCTCTGGAATCGCGCGACCAAAGAGTCAAGAGTTCTTCCAAAATGTACAACAGTCTTTCCAAAATATACCAGCATTTTTTGTAAATGTACTGGATTTGGATTGGATCCCATGAGCACTGACTACaaattggttttgattttcacCCTATGGAATGAAAAACTTGATTTGTTATACGAATTTTCACATGTTGCGGTATACTCGCTAAGCACCAACTCTTGGAGATATTGTGACTGCttcaaatcaaatcattaTTATATGGATGGAGCGTTTGATAGCGTTTATTTGGACGGGGTTTGTTATTGGTTATCTGAATTCCGAGATAATGATCATAAAGtaattctttcatttcatcTGGGTAATGAGGTATTCGAAGAAATACAGGAGCCATATATTCCTGAATCAACGCCTACAATTCTTGGAATATATAATCACTCTCTCTGCCTACTACTATCgcataatattgaaaattattatgacaTATGGGTGatgaaatataaatgttgGATCAAGCAATTATCTCTAGGACCACTTAATGGAGTCAGAACTCCACTTGGGTTTTGGAAAAAAGGAGCATTTTTTGTACATTCTACCAATGAACAGTTACTCTTATACGACCCTAATACACAAGAGATGAGGGATCTCGGTCGCAAAAGTTTTCACTTTTCAGTTCATATCTACAGAGAGAGTCTCATTAGAGTGAAGCAAGAGGATAATTTGTTGGATTTTGACATTCCGTGGCATCTCTTGGGTGTGTATCAAACCGATGCATCACCCCCATAG